One part of the Ailuropoda melanoleuca isolate Jingjing chromosome 6, ASM200744v2, whole genome shotgun sequence genome encodes these proteins:
- the EPM2AIP1 gene encoding EPM2A-interacting protein 1, translating into MWMTPKRSKMEVDESRVFRTEWTQRYLVVEPPEGEGALCLVCRRLVVATRERDVRRHYEAEHDYYERYVAEGERAALVERLRQGDLPVVAPLTPEERAARAGLGLARLLALKGRGWGEGDFVYQCMEVMLRDVLPEHVSVLDGIDLSPEITRQRVLNINKNLRSQLFNRAKDFKAYSLALDDQAFVAYENYLLVFVRGVGQDLEVQEELLTIINLTRHFSVGALMAAILEALQTAGLSLQRMVGLTTTHTLRMIGENSGLVSYMREKAVSPNCWNVIHYSGFLHLELLSSYDVDVNQIINTISEWIVLIKTRGVRRPEFQALLTESESEHGERVNGRCLNNWLRRGKTLKLIFSLRKEIEAFLVSIGATTVHFTDKQWLCDFGFLVDIMDHLRELSELLRVSKVFAAAAFDHICTFEVKLNLLQRHIEEKNLTHFAAFREVVDELKQHLKEDQKIFDPDRYQVVICRLQKEFERHFKDLRFIKKDLELFANPFNFKPEYAPISVRVELTKLQANTNLWNEYRVKDLGQFYAGLSAESYPIIKGVACKVASLFDSNEICEKAFSYLTRNQHTLSQPLTDEHLHALFRIATTEIEPHWDDLVRGRNESNP; encoded by the coding sequence ATGTGGATGACGCCCAAGAGGAGCAAAATGGAAGTCGACGAATCTCGGGTTTTCCGGACCGAGTGGACCCAGCGTTACTTGGTGGTGGAGCCTCCGGAGGGCGAAGGGGCCCTGTGCTTGGTCTGTCGCCGCCTCGTCGTAGCCACCCGCGAACGCGACGTCAGGCGCCACTACGAGGCCGAGCACGACTACTACGAGCGGTATGTGGCGGAGGGTGAGCGCGCGGCCCTAGTGGAGCGTCTGCGGCAGGGCGACTTGCCCGTGGTCGCCCCGCTCACTCCCGAGGAGAGAGCTGCTCGTGCAGGCCTCGGGCTCGCCCGCCTCTTGGCCTTGAAGGGTCGCGGCTGGGGTGAGGGGGACTTTGTGTACCAGTGCATGGAGGTGATGCTGAGGGATGTACTGCCCGAACACGTAAGCGTTCTGGATGGCATTGATTTATCTCCAGAGATCACGCGGCAGAGGGTCCTGAACATTAACAAGAATCTACGCAGTCAGCTTTTTAACAGAGCCAAGGACTTTAAAGCCTATTCCCTTGCCTTGGACGACCAGGCCTTTGTGGCCTATGAGAACTACCTCCTGGTCTTTGTCCGCGGCGTGGGCCAGGACTTGGAGGTGCAAGAAGAGCTTCTGACCATAATCAACCTGACTCGTCACTTCAGTGTTGGTGCTCTTATGGCGGCAATCCTTGAGGCCCTGCAGACAGCAGGGCTTAGCTTGCAGCGAATGGTTGGACTAACCACGACCCACACACTGAGGATGATTGGTGAGAACTCAGGACTAGTGTCATACATGAGGGAAAAGGCTGTAAGCCCCAACTGTTGGAATGTTATCCATTATTCAGGATTTCTGCACTTGGAACTTTTGAGCTCCTACGATGTAGACGTGAATCAGATCATAAATACTATATCAGAATGGATAGTTTTGATTAAGACCAGAGGCGTTAGGCGCCCCGAATTTCAGGCTTTACTAACTGAATCTGAATCAGAGCATGGCGAAAGGGTTAATGGACGATGTCTGAACAATTGGCTTAGAAGAGGGAAAactttaaaactaatattttccCTGAGAAAAGAGATAGAAGCATTCTTGGTTTCAATAGGGGCAACAACGGTCCATTTCACAGACAAGCaatggctgtgtgactttggcttCCTGGTGGATATTATGGACCACCTTCGAGAACTCAGTGAACTATTGAGAGTCAGTAAAGTCTTTGCTGCTGCTGCCTTTGACCATATCTGTACCTTTGAAGTGAAGCTGAATTTACTGCAGAGAcatattgaggaaaaaaatctaacacaCTTTGCTGCCTTCAGAGAAGTTGTTGATGAGCTTAAACAGCATCTTAAAGAagatcaaaaaatatttgatcCTGATAGGTATCAAGTTGTGATCTGTCGCCTACAGAAAGAATTTGAGAGACATTTCAAGGACCTCAGGTTCATTAAAAAGGACTTAGAACTTTTTGCAAATCCTTTTAACTTTAAACCTGAATATGCACCTATTTCAGTAAGAGTGGAGCTAACAAAACTTCAGGCGAATACTAACCTCTGGAATGAATACAGAGTCAAAGACTTGGGGCAGTTCTATGCTGGATTGTCTGCCGAATCTTACCCAATTATCAAAGGGGTTGCCTGTAAGGTGGCATCTTTGTTTGATAGTAACGAAATCTGCGAAAAGGCTTTTTCGTATTTGACTCGAAACCAACACACTTTGAGCCAGCCATTGACGGATGAGCATCTCCACGCCCTGTTTAGGATTGCCACAACTGAAATAGAGCCGCATTGGGATGACCTtgtgagaggaagaaatgaatccAATCCATAA